In Propionicimonas paludicola, a single window of DNA contains:
- a CDS encoding DNA gyrase/topoisomerase IV subunit A — MVAKPPPVDEDFSERIVDIDVTEEMETSFLEYAYSVIYSRALPDARDGLKPVQRRILFTMDQMRIRPDASHVKCSRVVGQVMGLYHPHGDSAIYDALVRLAQPWSMRLPTVDGHGNFGSLDSGPAAMRYTECRMAPAAVAMTADLEADTVDFRPNYDGKESEPVVLPAALPNLLVNGSTGIAVGMATNIPPHNLIEVVQALKHLLWHPDADLDELMRFIPGPDLPTGGKIIGLDGIRDAYATGRGSFRVRASARIEQVHPRRKGIVVTELPYMIGPERIIEQVKNLVSAKKLSGISDIKDLTDLANGTRLVIEVKNGINPDALLEELYRLTKLEDSFAVNSVALVDGQPNTLSLKQLLEVYLTHRLDVIRRRSAFQLGKAQDRLHLVDGLLIAIVDIDDVIAIIRSSDDAAQARTRLMDAFELSEIQTNYILEMQLRRLTKFSRIELEAERDRLLATIADLRELLDSPERLRQTTAAELDEVARAHGTPRRTILLASGGNQVTGAKAAAASLEIADEPCWVMLSSTGLLARTDNDEPLPTSGPRAGHDVISSAIRTTARGEFGVLTNRGRLLRAQAIDCPAVPVTAAAPNLQGGSPAAELLSLESGERVLGLSTLTEQTYGWALGTAQGVVKRVNPELLSKDAWEIIRLDDGDEVVGAVELPHDLDELIFITSDAQLLHFPASGVRPQGRSGGGMAGIRLSEGARVVHFSATSVSDASVVSVAGSSSALPGTDAGSVKVTPLAEYPGKGRATAGVRCQRFLKGEDVLLLAWAGADPVIASAASGAPIDLPAADPRRDGSGTPATQPIAAIGSRYHS; from the coding sequence ATGGTCGCCAAACCACCGCCCGTCGATGAGGATTTCAGCGAGCGGATCGTCGATATCGACGTCACCGAGGAGATGGAGACCAGCTTCCTCGAGTACGCCTACTCGGTGATCTACTCCCGGGCCCTCCCCGACGCGCGGGACGGCCTGAAGCCGGTCCAGCGACGCATCCTGTTCACGATGGATCAGATGCGGATCCGTCCGGACGCCTCGCATGTGAAGTGCTCCCGAGTGGTCGGTCAGGTAATGGGTCTGTACCACCCGCACGGTGACTCGGCCATCTACGACGCCCTGGTCCGGCTGGCCCAGCCCTGGTCGATGCGGCTGCCCACCGTGGACGGGCACGGGAACTTCGGCTCGCTCGACTCCGGCCCGGCTGCCATGCGATACACCGAGTGCCGGATGGCCCCAGCCGCGGTTGCCATGACCGCCGACCTGGAGGCCGATACCGTCGACTTCCGGCCCAACTACGACGGCAAGGAGTCCGAGCCGGTGGTCTTGCCGGCCGCCCTGCCGAACCTCCTGGTCAACGGCTCCACCGGGATCGCTGTGGGCATGGCCACCAACATCCCGCCGCACAACCTGATCGAGGTCGTCCAGGCGCTCAAGCACCTGCTGTGGCACCCGGACGCCGATCTGGACGAGCTGATGCGCTTCATCCCCGGCCCCGACCTGCCCACCGGCGGCAAGATCATCGGCCTGGATGGGATCCGGGACGCCTACGCCACCGGACGGGGCAGCTTCCGCGTCCGCGCCTCGGCTCGGATCGAGCAGGTGCACCCGCGGCGCAAGGGCATCGTGGTCACCGAGCTGCCCTACATGATCGGCCCGGAGCGGATCATCGAGCAGGTGAAGAACCTGGTCAGCGCCAAGAAGCTGAGCGGAATCTCGGACATCAAGGACCTCACCGACCTGGCCAACGGGACCCGGCTGGTGATCGAGGTCAAGAATGGGATCAATCCCGATGCCCTGCTCGAGGAGCTCTACCGGCTGACCAAGCTGGAGGACTCCTTCGCGGTCAACAGCGTGGCCCTGGTCGATGGCCAGCCGAACACGCTCAGCCTCAAGCAGCTGCTGGAGGTGTACCTGACCCACCGGCTGGACGTGATCCGGCGCCGCTCGGCCTTCCAGCTGGGCAAGGCTCAGGACCGGCTGCATCTGGTGGACGGCCTGCTGATCGCCATCGTCGACATCGACGACGTGATCGCCATCATCCGCTCCTCCGACGACGCTGCCCAGGCCCGCACCCGGTTGATGGACGCCTTCGAGCTCAGTGAGATCCAGACCAACTACATCCTGGAGATGCAGCTGCGCCGGCTGACCAAGTTCTCCCGGATCGAACTGGAGGCCGAGCGTGATCGGCTGCTGGCCACGATCGCCGACCTCCGGGAACTGCTCGACTCCCCCGAACGGCTGCGCCAGACCACAGCGGCCGAGCTGGACGAGGTGGCCCGGGCCCATGGGACGCCCCGCAGGACCATTCTGCTGGCCTCCGGCGGCAACCAGGTGACCGGGGCCAAGGCCGCCGCCGCGAGCCTGGAGATCGCCGATGAGCCGTGCTGGGTGATGCTCTCCTCCACCGGACTTCTGGCCCGCACCGACAACGATGAGCCGCTGCCCACGTCCGGCCCACGGGCCGGCCATGACGTGATCTCCTCGGCCATCCGGACCACCGCCCGCGGCGAGTTCGGCGTACTGACCAACCGCGGCCGGCTGTTGCGCGCTCAAGCCATCGACTGCCCGGCCGTCCCGGTGACCGCCGCCGCGCCCAACCTGCAGGGCGGCTCACCGGCCGCCGAACTGCTCAGCCTCGAGTCCGGCGAGCGGGTGCTCGGACTGAGCACGCTCACCGAGCAGACCTACGGCTGGGCACTGGGCACCGCCCAGGGGGTCGTCAAGCGGGTGAACCCGGAGCTGCTCAGCAAGGACGCCTGGGAGATCATTCGGCTCGACGACGGCGACGAGGTGGTCGGTGCCGTCGAACTCCCCCACGACCTGGACGAGCTGATCTTCATCACCTCCGACGCCCAGCTGCTGCACTTCCCGGCCTCCGGGGTGCGTCCGCAGGGCCGCTCCGGCGGCGGAATGGCCGGGATCCGGCTCTCCGAGGGGGCTCGGGTCGTCCACTTCAGCGCGACCTCGGTGTCCGACGCCAGCGTGGTGTCGGTGGCCGGATCGTCCTCTGCCCTGCCGGGCACCGATGCCGGCAGCGTCAAGGTGACCCCGCTGGCCGAGTACCCGGGCAAGGGACGCGCCACCGCTGGGGTGCGCTGCCAGCGCTTCCTGAAGGGCGAGGACGTCCTGCTGCTGGCCTGGGCCGGCGCCGATCCGGTGATCGCGTCCGCGGCCAGCGGCGCTCCGATCGACCTGCCCGCGGCCGACCCGCGCCGGGACGGCTCCGGCACTCCCGCGACGCAGCCGATCGCCGCCATCGGGTCTAGGTATCACAGCTGA